The DNA segment ACGTGGATGGATCGCCACATGGTACGCCTGATCTCTGAATCCCCCTCCGGGCATCCCCAGGATAGCAGGACGGGGTGGTACGCGCAAGCCGCCCGAAGCCGGGCGTCCGAAGCTCTCCCCGGAGCGGCCGGGCGGGCCCGAGGGTCACACGGACGGCGCCGCGGTCCGAGAGGGCCGAGCTCTGGGCCAGCTCTGTCTCCCTGGACCCACCGGCGCAGGACCTCCGTCTTGCCCAGACGCCGCCTTCCGTACCGGATGAAGAGCACCGGGCCCGGTTGATGGTTGAGCCGCTCCAGCGAGCCCAGCTCGGCCTCGCGGTCGACGCAGATGGGGATCGCCAGGGCGTAGCTTGATGAGTCCAGTCTCGATGACGCAACCCTGCCGGCCTGCCCCGAGCACCGGCTGTACGAGCCTCAGCTCAACCGCACCGCCGTGCCCGAGGCGGAGACCATGAGCATGCTGCCGTTGGAACCGACCACCTCGTAGTCCAGGTCGACGCCCACCACCGCGTTCCCGCCCAGGTGCCGGCACTTCTCCTCCATCTCGCGGAGGGCGATGATCCGGGCGCGCTCCAGCTCCTCCTCGTAGGCGGCGCTCCGCCCGCCCACGATGTCCCGCAGCCCTGCGAAGAGGTCCCGGAAGACGTTGGCTCCCAGGATCGCCTCGCCCGTCACCACGCCCAGGTACTCCTGGATGGGGTGCCCCTCCACGGTGGGGGTGGTGGTGATGAGGACGTCCCCCATGGCCTCGTGCTCCTCTCTCGGATCAGATCCTTCCCCAGCCTCGCGCGCCGTCGCTTCACGGGCAACGCCCTCCGTCCGGACTCCGCTCAGAAGATGTCCAGGTCCGGGACCTCCACCCCCAGCATGGCCAGCCGGGTGCAGACCTGGCCCTTGTGGTGGAACTCATGGGTCACCACGTGCCAGGCGATCTCTTGGCCGGTGAGGCGCTCTGCCTGGTTCCAGGGCAGCGGGTGGCGGCGGGCCAGTTCCTCCTCGCCCAGGCCACGCAGGTAGGCGACGGTTCGTTCCCGCACCGGCCGCCAGACCTCCTCCAGGGTAGCGGGCGATGGGAAGGCGGCCGGGTCTCGCTCTGTCCTCGGCTGCCCCCGCAGGACGTACTCCACCCAGAACTCCTCTGCCCCCAACATGTGCACCAGGATGGCCCGGATGCTTTTCACCGACGGATACGGCTGCCAGGTGAAGCCCCCTTCCGGGAGCTTCCGAGCCAGGTCCAAGAGCTGAAAGGGGCGCTCGCTCAGCGCCTTGAAGACGATCTCCGGAAAGGCGTCCATGATCTCATCCCTCCCTTGGCGTGATGGGGCCAAGACTCGGACTGCTTCCAACCAGCTCCTTCGCCGGGACGGGCCGGTTCCCTCGCATGTGGAGTTGAACCGGGCGCTTTCGCAGGCATCAGGCGAAGATGGGGGCTACAGCCAGTCGGAAACCCTCAAGGAGCGGGCTCTCCATCTCCATGCCCGCCTGCCACACGCCGTGGGTCACGAGCTCGCGCCCGCTGTGCACGCAGACCTCGATGCTTCGCGCCTCCGGGTCGACGATCCAGTACTCCCGCACGCCGTAGCGGCCGTAGAGGCGCCGCTTGGTGACCTGGTCGCGCATGGTGCTGGAGGGGGAGAGGATCTCGATCACCAGGTCGGGCGCGGCGGAAATGCTCTCCGCGCCCACGATTCCGGCCCTTTCCCGGGCAATGAAGAGAACGTCGGGCTGGACGACCGTGGTGTGCGAGAGCACCACGTCGATCGGGGCATTGAAGACTTCGCCCAAGCCGTGCTTCTCGACGTGGTCGTTGAGGGCCGCCTGGATGCGGCGCGAGACACGCTGATGGAGCGGGCTGGGTGCCGGCGTCAACTGCAGGTCCCCCTCCAGGAGCTCGTACCGTTCCCCTTCGGGCATCCGCCGGTAGTCGTCATAGGT comes from the Limnochorda pilosa genome and includes:
- a CDS encoding heavy metal-binding domain-containing protein: MGDVLITTTPTVEGHPIQEYLGVVTGEAILGANVFRDLFAGLRDIVGGRSAAYEEELERARIIALREMEEKCRHLGGNAVVGVDLDYEVVGSNGSMLMVSASGTAVRLS
- a CDS encoding DinB family protein, which translates into the protein MDAFPEIVFKALSERPFQLLDLARKLPEGGFTWQPYPSVKSIRAILVHMLGAEEFWVEYVLRGQPRTERDPAAFPSPATLEEVWRPVRERTVAYLRGLGEEELARRHPLPWNQAERLTGQEIAWHVVTHEFHHKGQVCTRLAMLGVEVPDLDIF
- a CDS encoding Uma2 family endonuclease, giving the protein MIDDKVYDVALTYDDYRRMPEGERYELLEGDLQLTPAPSPLHQRVSRRIQAALNDHVEKHGLGEVFNAPIDVVLSHTTVVQPDVLFIARERAGIVGAESISAAPDLVIEILSPSSTMRDQVTKRRLYGRYGVREYWIVDPEARSIEVCVHSGRELVTHGVWQAGMEMESPLLEGFRLAVAPIFA